In the genome of Leptospiraceae bacterium, the window CTCAAGAACTGAATTTTTTCATCCACAAGAATAAAAATTGTTTATTGGCTTCATATTCAAGTAAGAAATTAAGTAACTTTTATAATATTTCAAAAGGATTTTAACTATCGATGACTCGAAAGTGGTATCTTTTTAGATAACGAACAACTTTACTGAAATAATCTTTATTCCAAACAAAATCACTAAACTCTGGATCAATCAATGTGATCATCTCACCTGGAACCCAACTAACAGTTTGGTTGTCTTGATCAAGAACTCGACTTTGAGAAAGTGCTTCTGTTATGTTTCTTGTTCCATATTTTCTCAAGTCTCGAACTAGCGCACGAAAAAATGCTTCTCTTTCAGGATCATAGAATCGAAATTGCCTATGGAACAATACGGCATCGTGGAAATATTCAGGAATGTTGAAAGCTCCTTTAGCATTCAAACCAATAGCCAAGTTGAATACAAAATCAGCAATTTCGTTAAAGATACCCAAACCAGGGCAGTCTTGACCCTGAAATAAAGGTCTTTTCCTTTCATTTTTTCTTAATGGATCTCTTGTCATTAACCAGTCGATAAAAAGTAATTTCTTTGATGGTGCGCCTGGACTAAACCGAAAACGAAAAGAAGAAAGTTTTAATCTCATATGAATTAAAACTTCATCTTGCCATTTGATGAGAATTCTTTGATCTAAGTCTGACAAATATTGTAACTCTAATTGGTAGTTTTGGTAACCTCTTTTTTGAAGCTTTTCAAATATACCCGACCATGCCATTAATTCATAGATTTCTGTTTCTGAAAATTTTCCAAAAATATAGGTTTTGTCTAAGAATTTTCCTTGAACAATGGGTCTATTATGCAAATCTTCTAATATATCCGCCTCCGTTAAATCATCTAAAATGTTTGGTTTATCACTTTTCATTACAGATACTTTGTTTTTGAAGTAATCCTCTAATTTTCCAAAAATTCCCATAATAAAAATTTTTAGTTTTTTTTGTTTCAAAATTTTATGTGTTTCATTAATAATCAGGTTCTTTAATAAAAATTAGCCATAACTTCTGCAGTCTGAAAGTGAAGATCTACGGTATCTTGGGTATTGATAGCATAGCCTCCAGCTAAAACTGTTACCAAAGGAATCCCATGCATAAAATCTCTTACCATAATGTCTCTTTTCTTTAAACCCTCTTTTGTAAGGCTTAATCCTCCAAGACGATCCATCTCATAAGGATCAACACCCGCAACATAAAAAATTATATCAGGTGTGAATCTTCTTTTTATGTAATCCAAACCTTTTTCTAATAAACTTAAATATTCTTGATCCTTTATACCTGTTTCTAAAGGAATGTCTAATGAACTTTTTTCTTTTATTGGGTAATTCTTTTCTTCGTGCATCGAAAAGGTGAAAACATTATTACGATCTTTTTCAAAAATCTTTGCCGTTCCATTCCCCTGATGAACATCCAAGTCAATCACCAATGCCTTTTTGATTTTATTCTGTTTCTGCAAATATCGAATGGCAATCGCAACATCGTTTAAGTAACAAAAACCCTCAGCATGGTCAGAGAAAGCATGATGAAATCCACCAGAAAGATTGATGGCTCTTCCATGTTCTAATGCGAGTTCACTTGCTAAAATAGTTCCTCCCGTTGCTAAGAAAAAAACATCAATAATTTCTCTTGTAAATGGGAGCTCGCTTCGATAAACTCTTTTAGAAAAGCGAACAAATCTTAGATCATCGATATATTCTTTGTCATGGACCAATTGCAATTGTTCTACAGTAGCGTAGGTAGGTTCGTAAAACTTATGTTTTGAAAATCTTGGATCAGAAATTAGTTTTTCGTAAATTAATGAATATTTAATAGCAGGAAAAACATGACCTTCCAAATGAAAATTATATTTTTTTGAGTAAACGAATAAAGGTAATGGAATACGAGATGACATTCTTTTTAAACCAGCAAAATTTGCTTGATTTTTATTTCAATCTAATTCACAACTCAATATCAACTGAAATTTGAACGTTTGTTTTATGGAAAAATCATTTCAACAGAGTGATGAATTTCAAGTACCAGCAGTAGGAAGAAAAAGAATTGCCATTTATAACGGTTCTCTGGGTCAACTGGATCGAGTTTATGTGAGAGGTCAAATAATAGATATCCCTGTTTTAGATACCCACTTGGATCAAGAATGGGATATATTTTGTATGTTACCAGAAAACTTAATCCATCGATTTCGTGCCATTCAAGATATTAACATGGCTCCTGTTAGGAGTCCAAGAATTCGGATAGAAATTATTCCCTATGAAGGTAGTGAAAAAATCGCCAAACTGATAGAAATGCCTGCAATTGCTACTTACGAAAACTTTGCTGGTGATGGTAGCGGAAATTTTGAACTACCTATGAAGAAAATCAAAGAGGGTTTGGAATCTGGAAGATACCTTGTAAGAACTTATATAAAAGGGATTGATTCTATACGTCAAAACCTTGCTGATTTGGCAAATCTATCACCACAGAAACTATTTGATCCAAGAATTCCTGTCGGTTTTGGTAGATTAAGAATACTTCCGAAGAACTATGAGGGTTTTGTGATAATTTCTGATATTGATAAAACATTCTTGAATACAAAATTTGAAAGTCGTCAAGGTCTTCTCGAAACCTTATTAGAAAGAATAGAAAACAAAAAGCCAATTCCTGGTATGGATGAATATTACAGAGTGATCAAAAAATACGAATATCCCTTGATTTTCATATCCGCATCGCCCACATTTTTTCATAGGGTTTTAGAAGGTGTCTTCAAGAAATTTCAAATTTCGCCAGATGGAATTTATTTAAAAAAGTTAATTAATCCCATCTCTAGTATATCTACAAAAATTTTTCATATATTAACTAATCTGAATGATTATATGAACCAAAACATCGAAGATATGTTGAATCGCTCAATGAAATTTCTGAATGCAACACTACAATCCATCATGGAGCAAACAGGCTACAAACTCAAAGTTCTTTTGTATATGAGAAAAATGCAACCAACATATAGTAAAGAAGTTCTAATAGGTGATAATTCTGAAAGTGACTACCTAATTTTTACTCTTTATCAAATTTTATTGTCTGGAATTATCCCAGATGAAGAAATTGTAAATTTTTTATATAATCTTAAACCAAAAGATAAAGAGATAAT includes:
- a CDS encoding histone deacetylase; the encoded protein is MSSRIPLPLFVYSKKYNFHLEGHVFPAIKYSLIYEKLISDPRFSKHKFYEPTYATVEQLQLVHDKEYIDDLRFVRFSKRVYRSELPFTREIIDVFFLATGGTILASELALEHGRAINLSGGFHHAFSDHAEGFCYLNDVAIAIRYLQKQNKIKKALVIDLDVHQGNGTAKIFEKDRNNVFTFSMHEEKNYPIKEKSSLDIPLETGIKDQEYLSLLEKGLDYIKRRFTPDIIFYVAGVDPYEMDRLGGLSLTKEGLKKRDIMVRDFMHGIPLVTVLAGGYAINTQDTVDLHFQTAEVMANFY